Below is a genomic region from Spartinivicinus marinus.
ATATGGCCAACTTCTGAGTTGCCCATTTGGCCATCAGGCAATCCCACATCTATCCCAGAGCCTGAAATCAAACTGTGAGGATTTTGTTCCCAGAGCTTATCCCAAACAGGCGTTTCAGCGGCTGCAATAGCATTGGACTCTGATGTTTCGCTATAGCCAAAACCATCAAGGATAAGTAATGCGGTAGTACGTCGTTGGTTACTCATATGGATTCGTGCTGCTCATAGTAAATGGTACAAAAAGCGGGTAGAGAGATATTAGCGAGATTCTAAAGGGAGGTCTATTAAGCCTGTGATCCTAGACACTTTGTCCGATCTAAAGCACTGATAGTAGGTGAAGCATGAAGGTTGATAATCTAACTGTTTAGCCTGGTAGTTGAAACCTGTATACTTGCCACCCTTATTTAATCGCAAGGTCTGAATACAAATGGAGAAATTGATAGAGTTTGTTGTCAACCATCCATACTTGGTTACTGCATTTTTAGCTCTACTAGCGGCTTTAATTTATACCGAAGGGCGTAAAGCAGGTGCAACAATAAACACCAGCCAGCTAACTTCTGCAGTAAACAACAAAGATGCAATAGTGGTAGATGTCCGAGATGGTAAGGAATTTCAAGCGGGGCATATTGTTAATGCTATCAATATTCCATCTACCAAGTTTGCTGAACGGATGAAAGAGCTAGAAAAGCACAAGGACAAGCCCATTATTATCGTTGATAAAATGGGACAACAAGGTAGTGCCGCTGGTAAAGCGTTGAAAGCTGCTGGCTTTGAGCAAGTGCTTAGGTTGCAAGGTGGTATGCAAACCTGGACAAGTGAAAACCTGCCTGTAATAAAGTAATGTCTGGGTTTTGTTAGTGAATATGTGTTGCTGAGGAAGTGAAAGAAAGATGAGTAACATAACCATTTACAGCTCAGCTTATTGCCCTTTTTGCATCCGGGCGCTGCGCTTATTGGATAGCAAGCAAGTGCCTTATCAACTGGTTAGTGTGGATGGTAAACCGGCGGTACGTAGGAAAATGGCTGAAAAAGCAGGGCGTACCTCAGTACCACAAATTTGGATTGGTAAGCGGCATGTGGGTGGTTGTGATGAGCTGTATGCCTTAGAACGTGAAGGTAAGCTTGATCCTCTGATTGCTGAAACCCATTAGCACTATATCTCTATACAAGGTACCTCTAAAAATCACTCGTGCAGGCTATAGTAACCAACAAGTGACGTCTTTATTTTGCGACATCAACATCGATTAGTGCTATGGTTGCTGTCACAGGCCAACCTGGTGATGCATGACGAAGTGCGTCAGCTGAGTTAGTATTGCTGACCTGCTTAGAGTATTAAATGACATAAATTAATTAAGGAATTACATAAATGGCTGAAAATCAACAAAATCAGGCAGCTGGCGAAGAGAACCAACCTCAGTTTGCATTACAGCGGATCTATGTGAAGGACCTTTCATTTGAGTCGCCCAAAGCGCCTGAGATATTCACGAAAGAATGGCAGCCACAGGTTAACTTAGATCTGAATACCCAGAACACTCAACTTGAAGAAGGGGTATTTGAGGTAGTTTTATCTCTAACAGTAACTGTTACTAACAATGAAGAAACAGCATTTGTTGTTGAAGTGCAACAAGCTGGCGTCTTTTTAGTAAAAGGCTTAGATGACGCTTCATTGCATCAAACCTTGGGTGCTTTTTGCCCTAATATTTTGTTCCCTTATGCTCGTGAGTGTATTGATAGCTTGGTCTTACGTGGCAGCTTCCCTCCAATTATGTTGGCGCCAGTTAATTTTGATGCGCTATATGCTCAAGCTCTGCAACAACGTGAACAACAGCAGCAGCCAGAAACTATTCAATAAGCTGTCATATTCTTTTTATAAGTATTTGTTTGTTATTGAATTAAACCAAAAAAGGGCCTTAGCCCCTTTTTTGGTTGTAGCTCAGTTTGTCAGTGATATATTATTCCCCACCTTTAAATCCTAGTTGCCGCCAGCTTTCATAAATCATCACTGCAGCACAGTTAGATAAGTTCATACTACGGCTGTTGGGCTTCATGGGTAGTCGTATAATATGTTCGGGTTTTACCTCATTTTGTAAAACATTACTGGGTAGTCCACGGGTTTCTGGGCCAAATAATAATGCATCATTAGGCTCATATTGAGCTGAGGTATGGAGGGTAGAGCCTTTAGTGCTAATAGCAAATAAGCGGTTATAGTTAACCGATTGACAGAATGCAGAGAGAGATTCGTGTACTGCCACTTTTGCAAACTCTGAATAATCCAAGCCTGCTCGACGTAGTTTTTTATCATCTAAATCAAACCCTAAAGGTTCTATTAAATGCAACTGATAACCAGTATTCGCACATAGGCGGATGATATTGCCTGTATTAGGAGGAATTTCAGGCTCAAATAGCACAATATGGAGCATAGAGGTCAATACTCAAAAGCTGGGGTTTTATTTAAAGGTATTATACCGCTTCTATTTCAGCATGTAATGTGTCAGGAAATAGACCAAACATATAAGAATCGCGTGGTTGGCCTGAAGTTCTACTGCGATGACGTAACCTGCCTTCAAATTGACCTCCCACCTTTTTAGCCGTTTTAATACTGGCGTGATTATCAATATCAACAACAATTTCTACTCGAATCAAATTAAGCTCTTCAAAGCAAAACTGGGCAGCAGCAGTAATTATTTCAGAGGCATAACCTTGTTTTAGGTGACTAGCGTTAACCCAATAGCTTAGATTAGCAAAACCATGGGGAAAGTTAATACCGCTGATTCTAGCTTCACCAATATATTCTTGGTTTTTTTTGCCAATAAAAGCAAAGTTGAACTCTGTCTTAAGTTGTTGTTGAGCAATACAGAATTCAACCCACTCTTTGTTAGTGGCTGCAGAGTAATTAGGGTTGCACCAATATAACCATTTACCAACAAGAGGTGCTGACTGCTGAATAGCAGAAAGTCGTTGGTCAACTAAAGATAAGTTGAGTGGTACTCCTGTCAGGCGTTTGGTATTAAGCTGTTTAAACATATAAATTTGCTTTACACTTCTCTATAAAAAGATCGTCATTTTACTGACATAAAAAAGTGGCTCAATATCAATAATAATTAATTTTAATAGTACGTTCGTAATAAGTGTAAGCAGCTTAAACTTTACGACAGTTAAGGAAGGATGGTTAAAGGAAAGTTATAATGAAATTAACAGTGAAACGGATTATCTGTAAGTACTTACTTTCTGGTTGGTGTTTTATTCCAATGATAACTATTGCTCAACCAGTTATATCAGATAACTGGTTTGAAGCTGGTCAGCAAGCGGTAGCAAAAGCAGTTCACCAACAACCAAATACTTCAATTGCTCGCAATGTTATTTTGTTTGTTGGTGATGGTATGGGCATATCAACAGTCACAGCTGCCAGAATTCTAGATGGCCAATTAAAGGGTAAAACAGGAGAAGAGAACTTATTAGCATTTGAAAGGTTGCCTTATGTTGGTTTATCAAAAACCTATAATACCAATCAACAAACGGCTGATTCAGCAGGAACAATGACTGCTATGATGACAGGGGTAAAAACCCTAGCAGGTGTTATTTCAGTTAATCAACAAGTGGCGCGTGGTGATTGTGAGACAGCTAAAAGAAATAAAGTAATGACTTTATTGGAGCAAGCTGAGCAAGCAGAAATGGCTACAGGTATTGTGACAACAGCTCGAATTACTCATGCAACACCTGCTGCTACTTATGCCCATAGCCCTGAACGGGGGTGGGAGGATGATGACGATATGCCTTCGTCCGCAAAGCGAGCTGGTTGTAAAGATATTGCTAGGCAGTTAATTGAGTTCCCGTATGGTAATGGGTTGGAAGTAGCATTAGGAGGCGGACGCAGAAGCTTTTTGCCAGATAACCAGGTTGATCCTGAAGAACCAAATAAAACTGGGGCACGAGAAGATGGACGGAATTTAACTGTTGAATGGTTAACGAAATATAATAATGCCCAGTATGTTTGGAATGAGCAACAGTTTATGTCTATTAAGGCGGCAAATGTCGATCATTTATTAGGGTTATTCAATCGCTCGCACATGGCTTTTGAAGCAGATAGAAATGATGATAAAGGAGGAGAGCCATCGTTATCAGAAATGACTGCTAAAGCCATTGAAATTTTACAAAAAAATGAGAATGGCTTTTTTCTAATGGTTGAAGGAGGGCGAATCGACCATGGACATCATGCAGGAAATGCCTACCGCGCATTGCATGACACAATTGAATTTTCAAAAGCGGTTGCTACAGCCATTAAAATGACTGACGCACGTGAAACTTTGGTAATTGTTACCGCTGATCATAGCCATGTTTTTACCATGGGAGGTTATCCTACACGAGGCAATCCAATTTTAGGTAAAGTTGTTGGTAATAATAGCAAAGGGCAGCCTAATAAATCGCCTACTCTAGCCGCAGATGGATTACCCTATACAACATTAGGATATTACAGTGGCCAGGGTGCTGCTAACGATCAATCTGGGCAGCGTCAACCTGGTCGAATGAATATTGTTAATGTTAATACTAAATCGAAAAACTATTTTCAGGAGGTGCTGTTGCCAATGTCCTCAGAAACCCATGGTGGTGAAGATGTAGCTATATATGCTTCAGGCCCTTGGGCGCATTTATTTCATGGTGTCCATGAGCAAAATTATATTTACCATGTAATGGCTCATGCAGCTAAGTTGAATGACCAACAGACAGCTCAACAACAGCAGTCTCGTTAAATACTTATCCTGTGCTGCCCTCCTGCTCTGAGGAATATCCCCCTCTTTGGGGGACGAAAAAGCGAGTGGATATGGGGTAGCAGGTTATTCCATATCAAACACTAAACTTACGTTATATTTTTTGCGACAGCTAGAATATTCTACATAAATTTATAAAAGCTAAAAATAACTTTTGTTTAAAACGTCGTGTATCTGAATATATAATTAAAACGATACAGTTCTTCAAGCGCACTCTTTAAATAATAACGAAGGATTCACTTTTCCTATCGCTATTTGACAAATGTCTTCTATATTGGAAAAATCATCTAATAAATTTTTTGCATATATGCAAACATCTTTGACTAAGGCGACGACAGGAATTAATGATAGAATATAGTCGACGTTAGTTTTTAGCTGGTTAAATTGCTTTTGTAATCGGTTGCTTACTCCTTGCAAGTGGTCTGTTATTTCATCAAATAAATAACTTAGCTTTCTTTTTAACGTTTTATCAGGCAAACAGATACCCACTATACGGTATTTGGTAATAATCGTTCTACATAGTGGGCAAAACTCTGCTTCTAGCATCTGTACCAACTCCTCTAGTAGTAAAAACTTCTCACTATTGACTTTGTTGCTTTTGGCTGCGCGTTCATAAAGAGTAACAACTTCTCGGCAGGCTTCTTTTATTTGATTAAAGTAATTGACCAGTTCCATGGTGACTCCCTCCAATATGTATGTGCCTACATGTAATTTGTTATTAATAATTATTTAGTATTCACCATTACTTGCTCAAATAAATACTGGTAGGTACAGAAAGTGTTTTGTGTATTGCTGACTTAGGTATAAGTATAATGGGTGCTTTTTGTTATATTTTTTTAATAAACGGGTTCTGCCAAGCTGTTCACATTAAAAAGTGAAAGACTTTGAGCTCACAGGTCATATGATAGAAATGTCTGTGGTTTGATGAAATATACACGTTTGTAGGCTTTTAGCTTTGTTGCAATTAAATAGGGTGGCTGTCATTTGCAGCCAGAGATTGCCGTCTTTGTTCACGTTGTAATTTGGCAATAAACCGATCGAGCTTTTTCTGAATAGGAGGTTCCATATTCATAAACCGTCCTCCCACTATAGTGTGAGTGATTGGCTTACGATTAAACTCTAAATGGGTAACAAAGAGCTTACTTTTAATATGCTCTTCATCTGTTGATTTAAAAATGCAATTACCAACAAGGCCATCTCGATGCAAGCCATCAGGAGGTGGACCCATTAATTTTAAACAGATACCACTGCTAGATAAGTCAATAATACGTCCAGAGGCTGTAACAGGCCCAAACCCTGTAAGGCTTACACGAATAAAGTCTTCAGCGGGAATACTTACTCTAAAGTTCAATCTTCTCTGCCCATGTTGCAAATCAATAGGCATTGAAAGGCGATAAGCAGGCATGTTGTCAAAGTTTTCATAGCCTAAAAAATTCGACTGAAAACGGGTACGAAAGCCTTGGTCATGGCAACTAATGTTTAATAAATTACCTGGCTCCAGTAATTTCTCTGGAGGATTAGGGTATAGCTCGTCAATTAATAAATAATTTTCTTCAGGGTATAATTGTAGAATTATACTTCGAAAATTTTGGTTAGTATCTACAGGTTGAACATCGATAAAACTGTGTTCCTGACATAGTTTAGATAGCACCTGTAGATTATTACCATCATATGAAGGAGCTTTTTCCTCTCGTTGTCTGCGAAGCCACTGAAACATTTTTATTACGCCTGTTTATGTTACATCGCTAGTCACCTTAAGCCTAGTTAGCTCTTATTGCTGCGGCAAGGTTATGTATATTTTATTTATCGGCAGCAATCTCTATAAGTGTATATACTAGTTAATAAAAATACGTCTGCTATGTAATGCCAGGGATAGGTAACGTCTTTGAATATTCTAATTGCTGAAGATACTCCCTCAATTAGACTGCTTTTAGCTAAAGTCGTTAGCAAAGCAGGGCATATTCCTTATTTGGCAGAAAATGGCTGTCAAGTTTTAGAGTTTATGCAATGTACAGCCATTGATATGGTCTTGATGGATATTAATATGCCCAAAATGGGCGGCTTGGAAACCACACGGCGAATTCGTGAAGAATATGACAGCTGGTTACCTATTATTTTCATTACCGCTAGCACAGATGATGATGAGTATGCAGAGGCATTGACGATAGGTGGTGATGGTATATTGGTTAAGCCTATTAAGCCCGCTTTGGTTTCTGCACAAGTTAAGGCAATGGAGCGTATTGTTCGTTCCCAGCAAGAACTGAATAAAATTAATGCCAAGCTGGAAGCAATGAGTAAGCAAGATGTACTTACAGGTGTTGCTAATCGGAGTGGGTTATATGAAGCAGTACAAAGAGAGTTAAAACGATCTAAGCGTCGAAAAAGCCCGTTATGCTTAATGATGATTGATGTAGACTATTTTAAGCAATATAACGATACCTACGGCCATTTGGCTGGTGATGAATGCTTGCAGCAAGTAGCTCAAACCGTAAAGCATCAATTAAAGCGCTCTGTAGACATGATTGCTCGTTTTGGTGGGGAAGAATTTGTAGTGTTGTTGCCTGATACAAACTTAGAGGGTGGCAGGCAAATAGGAGAAAACTTACTTAATGCTATTCGCCAGGTGAAGATTCCTCATGAAGGCAGCCCAATTGCAGAGTTTTTAACAGTAAGTGCTGGGTTGGTAGCTAATGAATGTGCCATTCAAGACTATCAGCTTAATGACCTACTCGACCAGGCAGATGCAGCCCTCTATAAAGCCAAAGCAAAGGGGCGAAACTGTTTGGTGAGTATGGCGGACAAGCTGAATAGCAAATCTCCTACAACACAAGCTGGCTTTTAGCCGATGAATCCTACTTATTGATACTTCATAATGAAGCCCACTTATGATGATCTGCATTACTTCAGCAAGGAACGTTGGGGTAGGTGGTCAAGGATGATCGGTGCAAGGACGCACCTCGCAAGGATTGCGCTAGTTAATTGAAAATGGATGTAACCAGTATTGTAAAGGAATCAAAGGAACTGGGTTAAGGATAAATTGAGCTAAGGATAGCTGAAAAGGAATTATCGGAAATTGACGCAAAGGAATCGCGTTGATGGTCTAAAGCTAAGGATGCTAAAGGAATTCATCAGATCAGGGAAGTAGGAGTTTGCTTGTAGGATCAAGCAAAGGGAATAGGTTAACGGAAGAACTGAACAGGAAGTTAACGCAATTGCACAAAGTTTTAGGATTATCAGTTAACAGGACGTTGACTACACATGGAACCTCAAAAAGCCCACTATTTGTGGGCTTTTTGCTTTAAGCCAGCTCAAAAAGCTCAGTTGCTTGAAAGTAGAAAAAGTAGAAAAAGTAGAAATAGAGGCAAGTAAAAACGGCTTTGAAAAGGCAAATGCCCTTGATTTTCACTTAACAAATAGTCGATATCGCACAGCACTTATAGATCATGGCTAGTGTTATTATCAAGAAAATCAATAATACTTGATAATAACAACGATGTTGAAGCCTGTTCCAAGCAAGGAAGCACCACAAAGGTCAAGGAAGACCTTAGCTTGTAAGGAATGGCTTATACTCATAGCCTCAAGGAAGAGGTAAAAGGAAAGCTGGAAGGAATCCAGCATCATGGACGATAACAAAAAGCCCACTCATGTAGTGGGCTTTTTGTTTGTAATATAGCTTTCGTGAGCCACTCTTAGGCTTAGGTAGCGCATAGTAGTAACAAGCGAGTCCTGAATAGTCCTTCGCGTTAGATATGCACGGAGGATATGGAATTTTCTGGCTGTTTAGCGCGCAATGGGTGAATAACTTAACTCGGTATGGCAAATATCCTACAAACCTTTGCTACTTTGCTGAATGACAAAGTAAGTAAGCAAAGGCAAAATGGCTATCAGATTCAGCGACGTAGCAAAGGAATCAAATGGATTAAAGCCATGGGATACTGAAAGGAATTCAGGCCCATTAGTATCAGGAAGATACAAGGACTGTCCTGAATAATAGGACTAGATGGAAGCTTTAAGTCAAAGGGAACTTGAATCAAGGATGGCAAGATTTTAAAAGCCTGCTTATTTTATAAGCAGGCTTTTTTCGTTGTATTGTATCTC
It encodes:
- a CDS encoding rhodanese-like domain-containing protein produces the protein MEKLIEFVVNHPYLVTAFLALLAALIYTEGRKAGATINTSQLTSAVNNKDAIVVDVRDGKEFQAGHIVNAINIPSTKFAERMKELEKHKDKPIIIVDKMGQQGSAAGKALKAAGFEQVLRLQGGMQTWTSENLPVIK
- the grxC gene encoding glutaredoxin 3; protein product: MSNITIYSSAYCPFCIRALRLLDSKQVPYQLVSVDGKPAVRRKMAEKAGRTSVPQIWIGKRHVGGCDELYALEREGKLDPLIAETH
- the secB gene encoding protein-export chaperone SecB, encoding MAENQQNQAAGEENQPQFALQRIYVKDLSFESPKAPEIFTKEWQPQVNLDLNTQNTQLEEGVFEVVLSLTVTVTNNEETAFVVEVQQAGVFLVKGLDDASLHQTLGAFCPNILFPYARECIDSLVLRGSFPPIMLAPVNFDALYAQALQQREQQQQPETIQ
- the trmL gene encoding tRNA (uridine(34)/cytosine(34)/5-carboxymethylaminomethyluridine(34)-2'-O)-methyltransferase TrmL yields the protein MLHIVLFEPEIPPNTGNIIRLCANTGYQLHLIEPLGFDLDDKKLRRAGLDYSEFAKVAVHESLSAFCQSVNYNRLFAISTKGSTLHTSAQYEPNDALLFGPETRGLPSNVLQNEVKPEHIIRLPMKPNSRSMNLSNCAAVMIYESWRQLGFKGGE
- a CDS encoding GNAT family N-acetyltransferase, translating into MFKQLNTKRLTGVPLNLSLVDQRLSAIQQSAPLVGKWLYWCNPNYSAATNKEWVEFCIAQQQLKTEFNFAFIGKKNQEYIGEARISGINFPHGFANLSYWVNASHLKQGYASEIITAAAQFCFEELNLIRVEIVVDIDNHASIKTAKKVGGQFEGRLRHRSRTSGQPRDSYMFGLFPDTLHAEIEAV
- a CDS encoding alkaline phosphatase, producing MKLTVKRIICKYLLSGWCFIPMITIAQPVISDNWFEAGQQAVAKAVHQQPNTSIARNVILFVGDGMGISTVTAARILDGQLKGKTGEENLLAFERLPYVGLSKTYNTNQQTADSAGTMTAMMTGVKTLAGVISVNQQVARGDCETAKRNKVMTLLEQAEQAEMATGIVTTARITHATPAATYAHSPERGWEDDDDMPSSAKRAGCKDIARQLIEFPYGNGLEVALGGGRRSFLPDNQVDPEEPNKTGAREDGRNLTVEWLTKYNNAQYVWNEQQFMSIKAANVDHLLGLFNRSHMAFEADRNDDKGGEPSLSEMTAKAIEILQKNENGFFLMVEGGRIDHGHHAGNAYRALHDTIEFSKAVATAIKMTDARETLVIVTADHSHVFTMGGYPTRGNPILGKVVGNNSKGQPNKSPTLAADGLPYTTLGYYSGQGAANDQSGQRQPGRMNIVNVNTKSKNYFQEVLLPMSSETHGGEDVAIYASGPWAHLFHGVHEQNYIYHVMAHAAKLNDQQTAQQQQSR
- a CDS encoding flagellar brake protein, encoding MFQWLRRQREEKAPSYDGNNLQVLSKLCQEHSFIDVQPVDTNQNFRSIILQLYPEENYLLIDELYPNPPEKLLEPGNLLNISCHDQGFRTRFQSNFLGYENFDNMPAYRLSMPIDLQHGQRRLNFRVSIPAEDFIRVSLTGFGPVTASGRIIDLSSSGICLKLMGPPPDGLHRDGLVGNCIFKSTDEEHIKSKLFVTHLEFNRKPITHTIVGGRFMNMEPPIQKKLDRFIAKLQREQRRQSLAANDSHPI
- a CDS encoding GGDEF domain-containing response regulator, with the translated sequence MNILIAEDTPSIRLLLAKVVSKAGHIPYLAENGCQVLEFMQCTAIDMVLMDINMPKMGGLETTRRIREEYDSWLPIIFITASTDDDEYAEALTIGGDGILVKPIKPALVSAQVKAMERIVRSQQELNKINAKLEAMSKQDVLTGVANRSGLYEAVQRELKRSKRRKSPLCLMMIDVDYFKQYNDTYGHLAGDECLQQVAQTVKHQLKRSVDMIARFGGEEFVVLLPDTNLEGGRQIGENLLNAIRQVKIPHEGSPIAEFLTVSAGLVANECAIQDYQLNDLLDQADAALYKAKAKGRNCLVSMADKLNSKSPTTQAGF